From Plasmodium relictum strain SGS1 genome assembly, chromosome: 8, the proteins below share one genomic window:
- a CDS encoding RING zinc finger protein, putative, with protein sequence MIDDRSIENKKLDFISDMNSKKKLSRIENSILEKVHILPIKKNVSNFAPLYSKLDSLIDEKCILHEGFIISLNNANAKENINGNVNNDESENENKNENINENVNKIKDKNINDNEEENKSLLEKSMIKIKEDYKKLDNNEICLYDDKKSKDKQLNDNIDYVIIDCIPSKGVLSHDTLIYTDGKYVDNFKKIHILIINDKNYKKYEKKLKRNFFSFKKYIFKKSSEFFNEAISFIPFAFDCFSQKSKRKNESNKLTRDYEEKKKKKKNIVLEKILISYLYPYFKKNKNKLFYCGKLFIINNFSFIILKVDSDVNVGFVDDQTEIILNVDYYEQFSNVHIVPLYDTLPTTYNYDLFIDYIKPYIERHYLNLYSIYDTFFYKGVQFKIMGIDPINIKYGKARISCNTFIYIDGSIKPTFFDVISKEAINYIKCLPFEYKPYAILNILQHLDSDSLLRLFPSANINLRENNKKEENILKQLTKHKYIFIKNFKNNYINSLENCDKSQENNINKKKDMSIIKNNLIEEQCAVCFEKFQDYDKCIKLMCLHTYHWKCVKNWFKFNLTCPCCRCKLKF encoded by the exons atgatagATGATAGAAGCATCGAAAATAAGAAGTTAGATTTTATTAGTGACatgaattcaaaaaaaaaattaagtagaATAGAAAATAGCATTTTGGAAAAGGTTCATATATTaccaataaaaaaaaacgttTCTAATTTCGCCCCACTTTATAGTAAATTAGATTCTTTAATTGATGAGAAATGTATTTTACACGAAGGATTCATTATTAGTTTAAATAATGCAAATGCAAAGGAGAATATAAATGGAAATGTAAATAATGATGAAAGTGAAAATgagaataaaaatgaaaatataaatgagaatgtaaataaaatcaaagataaaaatataaatgacaATGAAGAGGAAAATAAAtctttattagaaaaatcaatgataaaaataaaagaagattataaaaaattagataataatgaaatttgtttatatgatgataaaaaaagtaaagatAAACAATTGAATGATAATATAGATTATGTTATTATTGATTGCATCCCGTCTAAAGGAGTTCTAAGTCACGATACACTAATTTATACCGATGGGAAATATGTTgataattttaagaaaattcatattttaataataaatgacaaaaattataaaaaatatgaaaaaaaactaaaaaggaattttttttcttttaaaaaatatatttttaaaaaaagtagtgaattttttaatgaagcTATTTCCTTTATCCCTTTTGCTTTTGATTGTTTTTCTCAAAAATCAAAAAGAAAGAATGAGTCTAACAAATTAACAAGAgattatgaagaaaaaaaaaaaaaaaaaaaaaatatagtattggaaaaaattttaatttcttatttatatccttattttaaaaaaaataaaaataaattattttattgcggaaaattatttattataaataatttctcatttataattttaaaagttGATTCAGATGTAAATGTTGGCTTTGTAGACGATCAAACG gaaataattttaaatgttGATTATTATGAGCAATTTAGTAATGTTCATATTGTACCATTATATGATACTTTACCAACTACTTACAATTATGATTTATTTATCGATTACATCAAGCCATATATAGAAAgacattatttaaatttatattcaatttatgatacttttttttataaaggagttcaatttaaaattatggGGATTGATccaattaatataaaatatggtAAAGCAAGGATTAGTTGTAAcacatttatttatatagatGGTTCGATAAAACCAACATTTTTTGATGTCATATCAAAAGAAgcaattaattatataaaatgctTGCCTTTTGAATATAAACCATATgctatattaaatattttgcaACATTTAGATTCGGATTCTTTATTAAGATTGTTTCCATCAgctaatataaatttaagagaaaataataagaaagaggaaaatattttaaaacagTTGACAAAgcacaaatatatattcattaaaaattttaaaaataattacataAATTCCTTAGAAAATTGTGATAAGAGtcaagaaaataatataaacaaaaaaaaagatatgtctataataaaaaataatttaatagaaGAACAATGTGCTGTTTGTTTTGAAAAATTTCAAGATTACGATAAATGTATAAAACTGATGTGCTTGCACACATATCATTGGAAATGTGTAAAAAATTggtttaaatttaatttaacaTGTCCTTGTTGTAGgtgtaaattaaaattttag